A stretch of the Desulforamulus ferrireducens genome encodes the following:
- a CDS encoding PhoH family protein, with the protein MSDKNELRVIIDDNEAAAEIFGKQDEHINLIEQSLGIRVMARGEELVLQGNTEQIEQGKEVFSQLLEYYKAGNHIGRQEINYVLRSVKAGVKQALSNLAKDVVMVTARGKQIKPKTMGQKDYIQNIKTHDVVFAIGPAGSGKTYLAVAMAVNALRKKEVNRLILTRPAVEAGEKLGFLPGDLQEKIDPYLRPLYDSLYDILGLDHTQKYLERNIIEIAPLAYMRGRTLEDAFIILDEAQNTTPEQMKMFLTRLGFGSKAIITGDITQIDLPKGQNSGLVDAKRVLQGVKGIAFQWMTGADIVRHPLVMEIIRAYEQQADE; encoded by the coding sequence TTGAGCGACAAAAATGAGCTAAGGGTTATCATTGACGATAATGAAGCCGCCGCAGAAATTTTCGGTAAACAGGATGAACATATTAATTTAATTGAACAAAGCTTAGGCATCCGTGTCATGGCACGGGGGGAAGAACTGGTCTTACAGGGTAATACCGAGCAGATAGAACAAGGAAAAGAGGTATTTTCCCAACTGCTGGAATATTATAAAGCAGGTAACCACATTGGCCGGCAGGAAATTAACTATGTGCTGAGATCAGTGAAAGCGGGAGTTAAACAAGCCCTTAGTAACCTGGCCAAGGATGTGGTCATGGTTACGGCCCGGGGTAAGCAAATTAAACCCAAAACCATGGGTCAAAAGGACTATATCCAGAATATTAAAACCCATGATGTTGTCTTTGCCATTGGCCCCGCCGGTAGCGGAAAAACCTACCTGGCGGTGGCCATGGCTGTTAATGCCTTGCGTAAAAAGGAAGTTAACCGACTAATTCTTACAAGACCTGCCGTGGAAGCAGGAGAAAAACTGGGTTTTTTACCAGGGGATTTACAAGAGAAGATTGATCCATATTTGAGGCCGCTTTATGACAGCCTGTATGATATTTTGGGTTTGGATCATACACAAAAATATTTAGAAAGAAATATCATAGAAATTGCTCCTCTGGCCTATATGAGGGGGAGAACCCTGGAAGACGCCTTTATTATCTTAGACGAAGCACAAAATACAACTCCCGAACAAATGAAAATGTTCCTCACCCGTTTGGGATTTGGTTCGAAAGCCATCATAACAGGTGACATTACCCAAATCGATTTGCCTAAGGGCCAGAATTCCGGCTTAGTGGATGCTAAGAGGGTATTGCAAGGGGTTAAGGGTATTGCGTTTCAATGGATGACCGGTGCAGATATTGTACGACACCCCCTGGTGATGGAAATTATTCGTGCTTACGAACAACAGGCTGATGAGTAG